A single region of the Salipaludibacillus sp. LMS25 genome encodes:
- the arsC gene encoding arsenate reductase (thioredoxin) has protein sequence MTKPIIYFLCTGNSCRSQMAEAWGKHYLGDKWDVYSAGIEAHGVNPKAVKAMNEVGIDISNQTSDIIDQDLLEKADLVVTLCGHANDVCPATPKNKDRVHWGFDDPAKAEGTEEEKWHVFQTVRDEIGERIKRFKETGQ, from the coding sequence ATGACAAAACCTATTATTTATTTTTTATGTACAGGCAATTCTTGCAGAAGTCAAATGGCTGAAGCTTGGGGAAAACATTACTTAGGTGATAAGTGGGATGTTTATTCAGCTGGTATTGAAGCACACGGTGTGAATCCGAAAGCAGTTAAAGCAATGAATGAAGTAGGGATCGATATTTCTAATCAAACGTCAGATATCATTGATCAAGATTTACTTGAAAAAGCTGACTTAGTCGTGACTTTATGCGGTCATGCCAATGATGTCTGTCCAGCTACACCTAAAAATAAGGATCGTGTCCATTGGGGATTTGACGACCCGGCTAAAGCTGAAGGAACAGAAGAAGAGAAATGGCATGTTTTTCAAACTGTGAGAGATGAAATAGGAGAACGAATTAAAAGATTTAAAGAAACAGGCCAGTAG
- a CDS encoding 4a-hydroxytetrahydrobiopterin dehydratase, translating to MILSKNEVQASLRDSQEWELENDTWIKKQYNLPTFPKAMQFVNEVANLAEDRQHHPYMIIDHTTVTIKLSTLEEDGLTQKDFESAHAYDRTYLRYI from the coding sequence GTGATTTTATCAAAAAATGAGGTTCAAGCTAGCTTAAGGGATTCTCAAGAGTGGGAGCTTGAAAATGACACTTGGATAAAAAAACAATACAACCTACCAACTTTCCCAAAAGCAATGCAATTCGTTAATGAAGTGGCTAATCTGGCAGAAGACCGTCAGCATCACCCTTACATGATTATTGATCACACGACTGTCACGATTAAATTAAGTACCCTTGAAGAAGATGGATTAACACAGAAAGATTTTGAATCAGCTCACGCATACGATCGAACATACTTACGCTATATTTAA